From a single Synergistota bacterium genomic region:
- the wtpA gene encoding tungstate ABC transporter substrate-binding protein WtpA → MKRPSVIQKHYKSGLKTKVNILILALLLVFLSLKTICHAQKLTLTIFHAGSLSVPFKILQKSFSESYLKKTGIEVFFKTEISGSIEAVRKVTDLGKRADIIAVADYELIPQLLYPKYVDFYVLFATNEIVLAYSDKSKYTKEINSTNWYDILLKEGVSFGFSDPNQDPCGYRSLMVIKLSDLYYNKPVFESLIVSNTNITISGNSINVPKDIIPKRKVIIRPKEVDLTALVESGALDYFFIYKSVAKQHGLKFVELPLEVNLKDVSLAETYKKINVILGSTNKTMSGTPIIYGLTILKNAPCKELAIRFLSYMLSEGKEAFTNNHHEFLEAPLAFGNIPKEIEGLVKVIK, encoded by the coding sequence ATGAAGAGGCCTTCTGTCATTCAAAAACATTATAAGTCAGGCCTTAAAACAAAGGTAAATATATTAATTCTTGCTCTCCTCTTAGTATTTCTTTCGTTAAAAACGATTTGTCATGCTCAGAAGCTCACACTTACCATATTTCACGCAGGTTCACTAAGTGTTCCATTTAAAATTCTTCAAAAAAGCTTTTCTGAGTCCTACCTTAAAAAAACTGGAATAGAAGTATTCTTTAAAACAGAAATTTCAGGAAGCATCGAAGCAGTTAGGAAAGTAACAGATCTTGGGAAAAGAGCTGACATAATAGCTGTTGCAGATTACGAACTTATACCTCAGCTCCTTTATCCCAAATATGTTGATTTCTACGTTCTTTTCGCTACTAATGAAATAGTATTAGCTTATTCAGACAAAAGCAAATATACTAAAGAGATAAACTCTACAAATTGGTATGATATACTTTTAAAAGAGGGAGTTTCCTTTGGCTTTAGCGATCCTAATCAAGATCCGTGCGGTTACAGAAGCTTAATGGTTATAAAGCTATCAGATCTTTATTACAATAAACCTGTTTTCGAAAGCCTTATAGTTTCTAATACAAATATCACTATTTCTGGTAACTCAATTAATGTTCCTAAAGACATTATACCTAAAAGAAAAGTAATCATAAGGCCAAAAGAGGTAGATCTTACAGCACTTGTAGAAAGCGGAGCTTTAGATTACTTCTTCATCTATAAAAGTGTTGCGAAACAACATGGATTAAAATTTGTGGAGCTCCCTTTAGAAGTAAATTTAAAGGATGTTTCGCTCGCAGAAACATATAAAAAGATCAACGTTATCCTAGGATCTACCAATAAGACTATGTCAGGGACTCCCATTATTTATGGACTCACTATACTTAAAAACGCGCCTTGTAAGGAGCTAGCTATAAGGTTTCTTTCGTATATGTTAAGTGAAGGGAAAGAAGCTTTTACAAACAATCATCACGAGTTTTTAGAAGCTCCTTTAGCTTTTGGCAACATTCCAAAGGAGATAGAAGGTTTAGTGAAAGTCATAAAATGA